The Manihot esculenta cultivar AM560-2 chromosome 11, M.esculenta_v8, whole genome shotgun sequence genome includes a region encoding these proteins:
- the LOC110625817 gene encoding protein SYS1 homolog has translation MFYGAVVWDPWLIVAQIACLQCLYYLTLGFFLSILVGTRVSRMSLVYFFDFVAVTTSTITGWCVVTSFLLSSIAGAGFMHYLIERAKKCLDFSATLYIIHLFICIIYGGWPSSLAWWIVNGIGLAVMALLGEYLCIRRELREIPITRYRSNI, from the exons ATGTTCTATGGTGCAGTGGTATGGGATCCGTGGCTAATTGTTGCCCAAATAGCGTGCCTTCAATGTCTTTACTATCTCACGCTTGGTTTTTTCTTATCCATTCTTGTTGGGACTCGGGTGTCTCGCATGAGCCTCGTCTATTTCTTTGATTTTGTTGCTGTCACCACATCTACCATCACCGGTTGGTGTGTTGTCACATCCTTTCTCCTCAGCTCCATTGCTGG AGCTGGATTTATGCATTACTTGATTGAGAGGGCAAAGAAGTGCTTAGATTTTTCTGCAACCCTCTACATCATACATCTCTTTATATGCATTATATATGGAGGTTGGCCTTCCTCACTAGCATGGTGGATTGTGAATGGTATTGGACTAGCAGTGATGGCTTTGCTAGGTGAATATCTGTGCATTAGACGTGAACTCCGAGAGATTCCAATCACACGATACCGATCAA ATATTTGA
- the LOC110625816 gene encoding probable sulfate transporter 3.4, with protein MGVNSNRVEDFSSHETALRITTEAAMPPMVIHSVCPPPQQTTLQKLKQRLGEIFFPDDPLHRFKNQTLCKKLLLGFQFLFPILQWGPQYSLRLFRSDIISGLTIASLAIPQGISYAKLANLPPIVGLYSSFVPPLIYSILGSSRHLAVGPVSIASLVMGSMLSEAVSPTENQILYLKLAFTATFFAGVFQASLGLLRLGFVIDFLSKATLVGFMAGAAIIVSLQQLKGLLGIVHFTSKMQFVPVMASVFNHRDEWSWQTIVIGFIFLAFLLTTRHISMKRPKLFWVSAAAPLTSVIVSTLLVFCLRSKLHGVPIIGHLPKGLNPPSANMLHFKGSYLAVAIKTGIVTGILSLTEGIAVGRTFAALKNYQVDGNKEMMAIGLMNMAGSCSSCYVTTGSFSRSAVNYNAGAQTAISNIVMASAVLVTLLFLMPLFYYTPNVILGAIIITAVIGLIDYQTAYQLWKVDKLDFLACLCSFFGVLFISVPLGLAIAVGVSVFKILLHVTRPNTVAMGNIPGTHVYQSLTRYREALRVPSFLILAVESPMYFANSTYLQERILRWVREEEDRIKSNNGSTLKCIILDMTAVTAIDTSGIELVCELRKMLEKRSLQLVLANPVGSVMEKLQKSEVLESFGLNGLYLTVGEAVADISSLWKSQP; from the exons ATGGGTGTCAATTCTAATAGAGTAGAAGATTTCTCTAGCCATGAAACAGCCCTCAGAATCACCACTGAAGCGGCAATGCCACCAATGGTGATACACAGTGTCTGCCCTCCACCTCAGCAAACCACCCTCCAGAAACTCAAGCAAAGGCTTGGTGAGATCTTCTTCCCTGATGATCCTCTCCACAGATTCAAGAATCAAACTTTGTGCAAGAAACTGCTTCTGGGTTTTCAATTCTTGTTCCCAATCCTCCAATGGGGTCCTCAGTATAGTTTGAGACTCTTCAGGTCTGATATCATCTCTGGTCTCACCATTGCCAGTCTTGCTATTCCACAG GGAATCAGTTATGCAAAACTCGCAAATCTGCCACCTATAGTTGGTTTAT attCAAGCTTTGTACCTCCATTGATATACTCTATCCTTGGAAGTTCTAGACATCTTGCTGTTGGTCCAGTCTCTATAGCATCATTGGTGATGGGATCCATGCTAAGTGAGGCAGTTTCTCCTACTGAAAATCAAATTCTTTATCTGAAATTGGCCTTCACTGCTACCTTCTTCGCTGGTGTGTTTCAGGCTTCTCTAGGTCTGCTAAG GTTAGGCTTTGTTATTGATTTTCTGTCAAAGGCCACGCTTGTTGGGTTTATGGCTGGTGCAGCCATCATTGTTTCACTGCAACAGCTAAAAGGGTTGCTTGGAATTGTTCACTTCACTAGCAAGATGCAGTTTGTTCCGGTAATGGCCTCTGTTTTCAACCACAGAGATGAG TGGTCCTGGCAAACCATTGTTATCGGGTTCATATTCTTAGCGTTTCTATTGACAACAAGGCATATT AGCATGAAAAGACCAAAGCTTTTCTGGGTGTCAGCAGCAGCACCATTAACATCAGTGATTGTCTCTACCCTTTTAGTTTTCTGCCTCAGGTCAAAGCTTCATGGCGTCCCAATT ATTGGTCATTTGCCTAAAGGCTTGAATCCACCTTCAGCAAATATGCTACATTTTAAGGGTTCTTATCTGGCAGTTGCTATCAAAACCGGCATTGTAACCGGAATTCTATCTCTCACC GAAGGAATTGCTGTTGGAAGAACATTTGCTGCGCTAAAGAACTACCAAGTTGATGGTAACAAAGAAATGATGGCTATTGGTCTCATGAACATGGCCggttcttgttcttcatgctacGTCACAACAG GATCATTTTCTCGATCTGCAGTCAACTACAATGCTGGGGCACAGACTGCAATTTCGAACATAGTAATGGCTTCAGCAGTACTTGTGACGCTGCTGTTTCTCATGCCACTCTTCTACTACACTCCAAATGTAATCTTGGGAGCCATCATCATAACAGCCGTGATCGGACTAATTGATTATCAGACTGCATATCAATTATGGAAAGTTGACAAGCTCGATTTCTTGGCTTGTTTGTGCTCCTTCTTTGGGGTTCTTTTCATTTCAGTGCCTTTGGGTCTTGCCATAGCA GTCGGGGTTTCAGTATTCAAGATTCTACTACATGTCACCAGGCCAAACACTGTAGCTATGGGAAACATACCAGGAACTCATGTATACCAGAGCCTCACCAGATATAGAGAAGCTCTAAGAGTTCCTTCATTTCTCATACTCGCCGTTGAGTCTCCCATGTACTTCGCAAATTCTACTTACCTCCAAGAAAG GATACTAAGATGGGTTCGTGAAGAAGAAGATAGGATAAAATCAAACAATGGAAGTACACTTAAATGCATAATTTTAGACATGACAG CTGTTACGGCCATAGACACGAGCGGTATTGAGCTAGTGTGTGAACTCAGAAAGATGCTGGAGAAAAGATCTCTTCAG CTTGTATTGGCAAATCCTGTTGGAAGTGTGATGGAAAAGCTACAGAAATCTGAAGTATTAGAGTCCTTTGGATTAAATGGACTCTATCTTACAGTTGGAGAAGCCGTGGCCGACATTTCGTCCTTATGGAAATCTCAGCCATGA